From a single Candidatus Edwardsbacteria bacterium RifOxyA12_full_54_48 genomic region:
- a CDS encoding SsrA-binding protein, whose protein sequence is MMIESILNKKARYDYEIIDRLETGIVLRGTEVKSIRQGQANLKDSFAMVKGRELFLFNMHVSPYDHGNRYNLEATRPRKLLLHREQIRKLTAQQKEKSLSLIPLSLYFVKGKVKIDLALAKGKKQYDRREDIKKRDVDREMRGTNKGRFRG, encoded by the coding sequence TGATGATCGAAAGCATATTAAATAAAAAGGCCCGGTATGATTACGAGATAATCGACCGGCTGGAGACCGGGATCGTCCTGCGGGGCACCGAGGTCAAGTCCATCCGCCAGGGGCAGGCCAACCTCAAGGACAGTTTTGCCATGGTCAAGGGCCGGGAGCTGTTCCTGTTCAATATGCATGTTTCCCCCTATGATCACGGCAACCGTTACAACCTGGAGGCCACCCGGCCCAGAAAGCTGCTGCTGCACCGGGAGCAGATCCGGAAATTGACCGCCCAGCAAAAAGAGAAGAGCCTGTCCCTGATCCCGCTGTCGCTGTATTTTGTAAAGGGAAAGGTGAAGATCGATCTGGCTCTGGCCAAAGGCAAGAAACAGTATGACCGGCGGGAGGACATCAAGAAGCGGGACGTGGACCGGGAGATGAGGGGCACCAACAAGGGGAGGTTCCGGGGATAG